In Molothrus aeneus isolate 106 chromosome 3, BPBGC_Maene_1.0, whole genome shotgun sequence, a single genomic region encodes these proteins:
- the PTP4A1 gene encoding protein tyrosine phosphatase type IVA 1, giving the protein MARMNRPAPVEITYKNMRFLITHNPTNATLNKFIEELKKYGVTTVVRVCEATYDTAPVEKEGIQVLDWPFDDGAPPSNQIVDDWLNLLKVKFREEPGCCIAVHCVAGLGRAPVLVALALIECGMKYEDAVQFIRQKRRGAFNSKQLLYLEKYRPKMRLRFKDSNGHRNNCCIQ; this is encoded by the exons ATGGCCCGAATGAACCGCCCAGCTCCTGTGGAAATCACCTACAAGAACATGAGATTCCTGATCACACATAATCCAACCAATGCAACCTTAAACAAATTTATAGAG GAACTTAAGAAATATGGTGTTACCACAGTGGTGAGAGTGTGTGAAGCTACTTATGACACTGCTCCGGTGGAAAAAGAAGGCATTCAGGTTTTG GACTGGCCCTTTGATGACGGTGCTCCACCATCCAACCAGATTGTTGATGATTGGCTAAACCTCCTTAAAGTCAAATTTCGTGAAGAACCTGGTTGTTGTATTGCTGTGCACTGTGTTGCTGGTCTTGGAAG agcTCCAGTCTTAGTTGCTCTTGCACTGATAGAATGTGGAATGAAGTATGAAGATGCAGTGCAGTTCATAAGACA GAAGCGGCGTGGAGCTTTCAACAGCAAGCAACTTCTGTACTTGGAGAAATACCGCCCCAAGATGCGTCTGCGCTTTAAAGACTCCAACGGTCACCGGAATAATTGTTGTATTCAGTAA
- the LOC136555006 gene encoding uncharacterized homolog, which produces MIRLQSSMSNHIPQFCGVLGHTFMEFLKGSGDYCQAQHDLYADK; this is translated from the exons ATGATCAGGCTACAGTCTTCAATGAGTAACCATATTCCT CAGTTCTGTGGTGTTCTTGGTCACACATTTATGGAGTTTCTGAAGGGCAGTGGAGACTACTGCCAGGCACAGCACGACCTCTATGCAGACAAGTGA